The following coding sequences are from one Lolium rigidum isolate FL_2022 chromosome 6, APGP_CSIRO_Lrig_0.1, whole genome shotgun sequence window:
- the LOC124668646 gene encoding uncharacterized protein LOC124668646: MAAPLVPVLPLQAPSRACPTTRTTPRRHLRPSVSFTTAAVPGGVNGPVLRTCKNCKKQYDPAANHPSSCRHHTAHFGGETKRKFESVHVGGTMDTPGAGKVLQYWHCCGSENPFDVGCTAAPHSSYDD, translated from the exons ATGGCCGCGCCGCTCGTGCCTGTGCTGCCGCTCCAGGCACCCAGCCGGGCATGCCCCACCACTCGGACCaccccgcgccgccacctccgaCCGTCGGTGTCCTTCACAACCGCGGCCGTCCCAGGAGGCGTGAACGGGCCGGTGCTCCGCACGTGCAAGAATTGCAAGAAGCAGTACGACCCGGCCGCAAATCACCCATCATCCTGCCGCCACCACACGGCCCACTTTGGAG gagaaacaaagagaaaattcgAAAGCGTCCATGTCGGTGGGACCATGGATACTCCGGGTGCAGGCAAAGTGCTCCAGTACTGGCATTGTTGTGGGTCGGAAAATCCATTTGATGTTGGTTGTACTGCTGCTCCTCACTCTTCATACGATGATTGA
- the LOC124665278 gene encoding serine/threonine-protein kinase 19-like — translation MRAQFPKLEKVVTQPFILQSQLYSSVKDRTQVDRDLESLKKDRVLRVFKLSTGQDDHAIMFMDDYLRQMEFAIRRSTGKKQDGSEVFEWFEKYVLHSKLDVSINHLELCSLLSCGGDAKDKHITVLMNAGLLTRQLIDPNMYWFSIPSIGPILKGLSQGRKEVLSLLNRRKYKEMLVSSLEKTRLRSSPLDVRFHLRDLIGSGHIKTVQTPTGLLARVSTD, via the exons ATGCGCGCACAATTCCCAAAGCTAGAgaag GTTGTGACACAGCCATTCATTTTGCAATCCCAATTGTATAGCAGCGTGAAGGACAGGACTCAAGTTGATAGAGATTTGGAG TCACTGAAGAAAGACAGAGTACTCCGAGTATTCAAACTCAGTACTGGTCAGGATGACCATGCTATCATGTTCATGGATGATTATCTGAGACAG ATGGAGTTTGCTATCAGGAGGTCAACGGGTAAAAAACAAGATGGCAGTGAAGTGTTTGAGTGGTTTGAGAAATATGTTCTGCATTCGAAATTGGATGTTAGCATAAATCACCTAGAGCTG TGTTCACTGTTATCATGTGGTGGTGATGCGAAAGATAAACATATCACAGTATTGATGAATGCTGGCCTCCTA ACGCGCCAGCTAATAGATCCAAACATGTACTGGTTTTCTATTCCAAGTATTGGTCCAATCTTGAAAGGCCTATCCCAG GGGAGGAAGGAAGTTCTTTCATTACTGAACCGTCGGAAGTACAAGGAGATGCTAGTGTCTTCACTGGAGAAGACGAGGTTGAGGTCATCGCCTCTAGACGTGCGGTTCCACCTCCGCGATCTTATCGGGTCTGGTCACATAAAGACGGTTCAGACACCCACCGGCTTACTTGCTCGTGTATCAACAGATTGA